The Burkholderiales bacterium region ATCTGGACGAAGTACGTCTATTCGCCACACAGTGGATGTACCACTACAATCATCACCGCCCGAACATGGCCTTGGGCGGCTTCACCCCGAAACAGCGGCTGGCCATGGCCGCATAGTTCTACTTCTGGATGCCGCTAAAAGCGGGGGGATTACCGGCGCTCGCGCCAAGCTGAAAGCCCCTCGTCGAGTTTGGCGGCGGCCCGGCTCACCTGGGCGCTGGAGCGGGCAATTTCAGGCCCCACGAGGGGTTGCAACCCGTCGATCACCCGGCGGGTGGAGGCGCCTTGAACAACCATCTCGGCCAAGGCAAGACTCACCGCCCGATCGGTGCGGGCGCCGCCGTCCTACGCAGAAGGATAGAAGTCTCCGGAACGCACTTGCGGCGCCTGAAAGGTTAGCTCGCCCACACGGGTGAGCATGGTCTTGGGCTTGAAGCCGTTGGCGTCATCCCGTCGAGTGACCGTGCGCTCGTAGGGCTCGGCACGCAGGCACTGGGAGCGTTCGATCTTGCTGACTTCATCGACGAGGATGCGCGGAGCCTCGCCTGCACCATCCAGTCCATGCTCAAGCAAGACGGCATAAGCCGCCTAAAGGGGGTTGGTTTCGACACGCATTGCCATGCAAGATTCTCCTTTCTCGATGTCATGGCATCATGCCACCGCCGCGCCGCTGTGCCGGGCAGCCGCCCCGGGCGCTACGCGCCCAGGTCGTTCGCCCGGCAAAACTTCCTGCCAGCGGCCAAAACGGAATTTACGGAAAGAACGATACACAACTCGCGCTTTTTCTGCTGGTGCCAATTGGTACAGCGTAGCTCTTCCATAGCGACACACAGGCTCGGATCGCGGCCAAAGCTCGGAGCGGCGGAACGTCTCCTCCCGCTCTGCAAGTACCACGATCAGCGCGCGCTCCAGCCTGAGCACCGCAGGCGGGCTGGTGAGCGAGGGATCAGCGGGCCGCACCCTGGCCCCAAAATACAAATCGTTGCTACGGGAATCGATGACGGGGATAGTCCGGTCCAGATAGACGGGCAAGGCTCCGTAGGCTTCGTAGTCCTGGTAGAGAAACACCGGCGTGTCGGGAAAACGTGACCTGATATATGCGGCCATTTGTCTGGCGGAAATATCCTTGTCCGCGAGGGAGGCCAGATGGTGAAGCTGCACCGTCAGCGGAACGAGAAGCAAACCGAGACCAAACACTGTCGTCCTGCGCCAACCGAACGCGGCCAGGCCCGCGAGTGCCAGACAGCTCACCCATGCTGCGACGCTTGTGATCGCAAGGCTGCCGTCCGGATGGGCCGGCAATGGGTGCTGCCGACCCGTCGCGACAAGCCATATACCAATGCCGTACAGGATGAGCACCGTCAGCGCAGAAACGAGTACGGCCAGCAGGCGCCAGCGCAGGCACCTCGTGCGCGTGAGCGCTTGCGCATAGTCGGCCGTCAGCAAAGCCATGGCGGGTAGGCATAGCGTG contains the following coding sequences:
- a CDS encoding integrase core domain-containing protein, producing LDEVRLFATQWMYHYNHHRPNMALGGFTPKQRLAMAA